In one Nicotiana sylvestris chromosome 8, ASM39365v2, whole genome shotgun sequence genomic region, the following are encoded:
- the LOC138874484 gene encoding uncharacterized mitochondrial protein AtMg00240-like, whose translation MYVTITRPDISYAVQTLSQFMQKPKKSHWKDDTRVVRYLKCSLGQGVWLKAEPSNTLTCWCDSDWAACPNTRRCVTGYVIKFGSFLISWKSKKQYIVSRCSAEAEYRTWPQVCRSHLAAWIVSGVGSSNPSTCSYDK comes from the coding sequence ATGTATGTGACTATCACTAGGCCTGACATCAGTTATGCAGTTCAAACCTTGAGTCAGTTTATGCAAAAACCTAAGAAGTCACACTGGAAGGATGATACCAGAGTTGTAAGATACCTGAAATGTTCACTAGGACAAGGAGTATGGCTTAAGGCAGAACCTAGTAATACTCTAACATGCTGGTGTGACTCAGATTGGGCTGCTTGCCCAAACACCAGAAGATGTGTAACAGGTTATGTTATCAAGTTTGGAAGCTTCTTGATCTCCTGGAAGTCCAAGAAACAATACATTGTGTCTAGGTGTTCGGCTGAAGCAGAGTATAGAACATGGCCTCAAGTGTGCAGAAGTCACTTGGCTGCTTGGATTGTTTCAGGAGTTGGGAGTTCAAATCCTTCAACCTGTAGCTATGATAAGTGA
- the LOC138876532 gene encoding extensin-2-like has product MSRFHGGGPAKGRRYLPQILLALAILAVANVVSTDPYIYSSPPPPAYEYKSPPPPSPSPPPPYVYKSPPPPSPSPPLPYVYKSPPPPSPSPPSSYVYKSPPPPSSSPPPPYVYKSPPPPSPSPPPPYVYKSPPPPSPSPPPPYYYKSPPPPSPSPPPPYYYKSPPPPSLSPPPPYYYKSPPPPSPSPPPPYYYKSPPPPSPSPPPPYYYKSPPPPSPSPPPPYYYKSPPPPAKSPPPPYYYSSPPPPLKSPPPPYYYSSPPPPKKSPPPPYHYTSPPPPVKSPPPPYYYSSPPPPKKSPPPPYHYSSPPPPVKSPPPQYYYSSPPPPKKSPPPPYYYSSPPPPKKSPPPPYHYSSPPPPVKSPPTPYYYTSPPPPKKSSPPPYYYASPPPPTQYYPPYHHLVVKVVGKVYCFRCYDSKYPEKSHGKKHLKGAVIKVTCKAGDKKIVSYGTTRINDKFSITVKGFEYAKYGAKACKAKLHNAPKDSNCDIPTNLHWGVKGANLKVKSKNHYEVVLYAKPYAYGSKTPYAKCTKPLPTPAPYYYKSPPPPSPIYIYKSPPPTTPTYVYKSPPPPTKSSPSPYYYKSPLPPSPKPAPVYYYKSPPPPSTLPPPPYYYKSPPPPSPSPPPPYYYKSPPPPSPSPPPPYYYKSPPPPSPSPPPPYYYKSPPPPSPKPAPIYYYKSPPPPSPSPPPPYYYKSPPPPLPSPPPPYYYKSPPPPSPSPPPPY; this is encoded by the exons ATGAGTCGGTTTCACGGTGGCGGCCCTGCCAAGGGTCGTCGCTATTTGCCACAAATCTTACTGGCGTTGGCCATATTGGCAGTTGCTAATGTAGTGTCAACAGATCCTTATATATATTCTTCTCCACCACCTCCAGCATACGAGTACAAGTCACCACcacctccttctccttctccgccaCCACCTTATGTGTATAAATCTCCACCTCCCCCATCACCTTCTCCCCCACTACCATATGTTTAtaaatcacctccacctccttcTCCATCACCACCTTCATCATATGTGTATAAGTCTCCTCCACCCCCATCATCTTCACCCCCACCACCTTATGTGTATAAATCACCACCTCCTCCTTCGCCATCTCCCCCGCCCCCGTATGTGTACAAATCTCCTCCTCCACCATCACCTTCACCACCACCTCCATATTATTATAAGTCACCACCTCCACCTTCACCATCACCTCCACCACCATATTATTATAAATCTCCGCCACCACCCTCGCTATCACCACCTCCACCTTACTATTATAAGTCTCCACCGCCACCTTCTCCTTCACCTCCTCCACCATACTACTATAAATCTCCACCACCTCCTTCACCTTCACCTCCGCCACCTTATTATTACAAGTCTCCGCCTCCTCCGTCACCATCACCACCACCACCATACTATTATAAGTCCCCACCACCACCTGCTAAGTCACCTCCTCCCCCATACTACTACAGTTCTCCACCACCACCACTAAAGTCTCCTCCTCCACCATATTATTATTCCTCACCGCCACCACCAAAGAAATCACCCCCGCCACCATATCACTATACTTCCCCACCACCACCAGTTAAGTCTCCTCCTCCACCGTATTACTATTCCTCACCACCACCGCCAAAGAAATCACCTCCTCCCCCATATCACTATAGTTCCCCACCTCCACCAGTTAAGTCTCCTCCTCCACAATATTACTATTCCTCACCACCGCCTCCCAAGAAATCACCTCCTCCACCATATTATTACTCTTCTCCACCACCACCAAAGAAATCACCACCGCCACCATATCACTACTCTTCCCCACCACCACCAGTAAAGTCACCTCCAACTCCATACTACTACACCTCCCCACCACCTCCAAAGAAGTCTTCTCCCCCACCGTACTATTACGCTTCACCACCACCACCTACTCAGTACTATCCTCCATATCATCATTTGGTGGTCAAGGTTGTCGGAAAGGTCTACTGTTTTAGATGCTATGATTCAAAATATCCAGAGAAGTCTCATGGCAAGAAACACCTGAAAG GTGCTGTTATTAAGGTGACTTGTAAGGCTGGTGACAAGAAAATTGTGAGTTATGGTACCACAAGGATCAACGACAAATTCAGCATTACTGTTAAAGGATTTGAATATGCCAAATATGGAGCAAAGGCTTGCAAGGCTAAACTACACAATGCTCCAAAGGATTCTAATTGTGACATTCCTACAAACCTTCACTGGGGAGTAAAGGGCGCTAACCTAAAAGTGAAGTCAAAGAACCATTATGAAGTTGTACTTTATGCAAAACCATATGCTTATGGCTCTAAGACACCTTATGCAAAATGCACAAAACCTCTGCCTACGCCTGCTCCATACTACTACAAATCTCCTCCACCTCCATCGCCGATTTATATTTACAAGTCACCGCCTCCAACAACCCCGACATATGTTTACAAATCTCCACCGCCACCAACTAAGTCTTCACCATCTCCTTATTACTACAAGTCTCCACTTCCACCATCACCAAAACCTGCTCCTGTATACTATTATAAATCACCACCACCTCCATCAACATTGCCTCCACCTCCTTACTATTATAAATCTCCTCCACCACCATCACCTTCTCCTCCCCCTCCATATTATTACAAGTCGCCACCACCCCCGTCACCATCGCCTCCACCACCATACTACTATAAGTCACCACCCCCACCATCCCCATCACCACCTCCGCCCTATTATTACAAGTCTCCACCTCCACCATCACCAAAACCTGCACCTATATACTATTATAAATCACCGCCACCCCCGTCACCATCGCCTCCACCTCCTTACTATTACAAATCTCCTCCACCACCATtgccttctcctcctcctccataTTACTACAAGTCGCCACCACCCCCGTCACCATCACCTCCACCACCATATTAA